One Candidatus Kinetoplastibacterium oncopeltii TCC290E genomic region harbors:
- the dnaK gene encoding molecular chaperone DnaK, whose amino-acid sequence MGKTIGIDLGTTNSCVAVMDGSQIRIIENSEGARTTPSIVAYMEDGEVLVGTSAKRQAVTNSKNTIYASKRLIGRKFSEKEVQKDIDLMPYSIVKADNDDAWIDVRGNKIAPPQVSAEILRKMKKTAEDYLGEEVTDAVITVPAYFNDSQRQATKDAGRIAGLNVKRIINEPTAAALAFGLDKSEKSDRKIVVYDLGGGTFDVSVIEIAEIDGDKQFEVLSTNGDTFLGGEDFDQRIIQYIISEFKKDQGLDLSKDVLALQRLKEAAEKCKIELSSSQQTEINLPYITADSSGPKHLNMKVSRSKLESLVEDLIIRTIEPCKTAIKDAGISTSDIDDVILVGGMTRMPKVQDKVKEFFGKDPRKDVNPDEAVAAGAAIQGAVLSGERKDVLLLDVTPLSLGIETLGGVMTKMIQKNTTIPTRFSQVFSTAEDNQPSVTIKVYQGEREIASGNKALGEFNLEGIPPSSRGIPQIEVTFDIDANGILHVSAKDKGTGKENKITIKANSGLSEQEIQKMIKEAEINAEEDHRIAELALVRNQADSLIHSTRKALDEHSDKLDSSDKDNINNAIKELESALNDSDKAIIDSKISALATASQKLSEKMYSSMQNETQNKTSSDDNDKSPNNEDVVDADFKEVKRDQ is encoded by the coding sequence ATGGGAAAGACTATTGGTATCGATCTTGGTACTACAAATAGCTGTGTTGCTGTTATGGATGGTAGCCAGATCAGAATTATAGAAAATTCTGAAGGGGCTCGGACAACCCCTTCTATAGTAGCATATATGGAAGATGGAGAAGTTCTAGTTGGTACTTCTGCAAAAAGACAAGCCGTTACTAATTCTAAAAATACTATTTATGCTAGTAAGCGTCTAATTGGTCGTAAATTTTCTGAAAAAGAGGTACAGAAAGATATAGATCTTATGCCTTACTCTATAGTTAAGGCTGATAATGACGATGCTTGGATAGATGTCAGAGGTAACAAAATAGCTCCTCCGCAAGTATCTGCTGAAATATTGCGCAAAATGAAAAAAACAGCAGAAGATTATTTAGGTGAAGAGGTAACAGATGCTGTTATAACAGTACCAGCATATTTCAACGATAGTCAAAGACAGGCAACAAAAGATGCAGGAAGGATAGCTGGACTTAATGTTAAGAGAATTATAAATGAACCAACTGCAGCAGCATTGGCTTTTGGTTTAGATAAATCAGAAAAATCTGATAGAAAAATAGTGGTATATGATCTTGGTGGTGGTACTTTTGATGTTTCTGTTATTGAGATAGCTGAGATAGATGGTGATAAACAGTTCGAAGTTCTATCTACTAACGGAGATACCTTTTTAGGTGGTGAAGATTTTGATCAACGAATCATACAATACATAATAAGCGAATTCAAAAAAGATCAAGGTTTAGATTTATCAAAAGATGTTCTTGCTTTACAGAGGTTGAAAGAAGCTGCCGAAAAATGCAAAATAGAGTTGTCTTCATCACAACAGACAGAGATCAATTTACCTTATATAACTGCAGATTCCTCTGGTCCTAAGCATTTAAATATGAAAGTTTCTCGTTCAAAGTTAGAGTCCTTAGTGGAGGATTTGATAATCAGAACAATAGAACCTTGTAAAACAGCGATTAAGGATGCTGGCATATCAACATCAGATATAGATGATGTGATCTTGGTGGGTGGTATGACACGCATGCCTAAGGTTCAAGATAAAGTTAAGGAATTTTTTGGTAAAGATCCTAGAAAAGATGTTAATCCTGATGAAGCAGTTGCTGCTGGAGCTGCTATACAAGGAGCTGTACTATCTGGAGAACGCAAAGATGTTCTGTTACTCGATGTCACGCCATTATCTCTTGGCATAGAGACTCTTGGCGGAGTCATGACAAAAATGATACAGAAGAATACAACAATTCCAACAAGATTTTCTCAGGTTTTTTCCACGGCTGAAGATAATCAACCTTCTGTTACGATAAAAGTTTATCAAGGAGAGAGAGAAATAGCATCTGGTAATAAAGCTCTAGGTGAATTCAATTTGGAAGGTATTCCTCCATCCTCAAGAGGAATACCACAAATAGAAGTAACTTTTGATATTGACGCTAACGGTATTTTGCATGTTTCTGCAAAAGACAAGGGTACTGGCAAAGAAAATAAAATCACAATAAAAGCTAATTCTGGATTATCTGAGCAAGAAATTCAAAAAATGATCAAAGAGGCAGAGATAAATGCAGAGGAAGATCATCGTATTGCTGAATTAGCCCTAGTGAGAAATCAGGCTGACAGCTTAATACACTCCACCAGAAAAGCATTAGATGAGCATAGTGATAAATTGGATTCTTCAGATAAAGATAATATAAATAATGCTATTAAAGAGTTAGAATCTGCTTTAAATGATTCTGACAAAGCTATTATTGATTCTAAAATATCTGCTCTGGCAACAGCTTCTCAAAAACTTAGCGAAAAAATGTATTCTAGTATGCAAAATGAAACTCAAAATAAGACGTCTTCAGACGATAATGATAAATCACCTAACAATGAAGATGTTGTTGACGCAGATTTTAAAGAAGTAAAACGAGATCAATAG
- the grpE gene encoding nucleotide exchange factor GrpE, with protein MTDIKIPEEIISEETKEIQSEDNLLSENTLNDFKDLSKKLEDANITIKEQNEKILRIYAEIENIKRRSNDDIAKVRKFGIESFAEGLVPVKDSLEAALLQSTQTIESLTEGVKITLKQLDAVFERNFLKEINPLEGDKFDPKIHQAISSIKSEKQANTIVELLQKGYVISDRVLRPALVVVSAGNADIE; from the coding sequence ATGACAGATATAAAGATTCCTGAGGAAATAATTTCCGAAGAAACTAAGGAGATTCAATCAGAAGATAATTTGTTGTCAGAAAACACGCTTAACGATTTCAAAGATCTTAGTAAAAAGTTAGAAGATGCTAATATCACGATAAAAGAACAAAACGAGAAAATATTACGTATTTATGCCGAAATTGAAAATATTAAAAGGCGCTCTAATGATGATATTGCTAAGGTAAGAAAATTTGGAATTGAATCATTTGCTGAAGGACTAGTACCAGTAAAGGATAGTTTAGAGGCTGCATTATTGCAGTCAACTCAGACTATAGAATCATTGACAGAAGGGGTAAAAATAACTTTAAAGCAACTTGATGCTGTTTTTGAGAGGAATTTTCTAAAAGAGATTAATCCATTAGAAGGCGACAAGTTCGATCCTAAGATACACCAAGCTATATCATCTATCAAATCTGAAAAACAAGCCAACACTATAGTTGAATTGTTACAGAAAGGATATGTTATTTCAGATAGGGTTTTAAGGCCAGCTTTAGTTGTTGTGTCTGCAGGCAACGCAGATATTGAATAA
- the hemH gene encoding ferrochelatase, translating to MIFNFFSNTKANSEKILISSSNSKLKNIDNKNNIGILLINLGTPKTFSISDIRRYLREFLSDNRVIEISKYFWIPVLYCFISLLRPFKLRKLYKNIWTKDGSPMLVNSHNQVITLKEIMRKSGFHVEIELGMRYGDPSIKNAINSLVCNKNCSRILIIPLYPQYSSSTTGSSISFVTNHLTKFRDIPEFRFLKRFNIDDFYIDSLVDSINNFWNKNGKPEKLIVSFHGIPFSSIELGDPYYQDCLETYLKLKKTLNIDEGQIEMAFQSRFGYLRWLSPYTSDRLHSLAKEGFLRVDVICPGFIVDCLETLEEVDYDYRRLFIDSGGKEFNMIPSLNDNPFWINKLSDMIKLSLQNW from the coding sequence ATGATTTTTAATTTTTTTTCTAATACGAAAGCTAATAGTGAAAAAATATTAATAAGTAGTAGTAATTCGAAATTAAAAAATATAGATAATAAAAATAATATAGGTATTTTATTAATAAATTTAGGCACTCCTAAGACATTCTCTATATCTGATATTCGCCGTTATCTGAGAGAATTTCTATCTGATAACAGGGTTATTGAAATATCCAAGTATTTTTGGATCCCTGTTTTATACTGTTTTATATCATTATTAAGACCATTCAAGTTGAGAAAGCTTTATAAAAATATATGGACTAAAGATGGGTCGCCAATGCTTGTTAATAGTCATAATCAGGTTATAACTCTTAAAGAAATCATGAGAAAAAGTGGCTTTCATGTTGAAATTGAACTTGGCATGAGATACGGTGATCCTTCCATAAAAAATGCTATTAACTCACTAGTTTGTAATAAAAATTGTTCAAGAATATTAATAATTCCTTTATACCCACAGTACTCTTCTAGTACCACAGGTAGTTCTATAAGCTTTGTTACTAATCACTTAACAAAATTTAGAGATATACCTGAGTTTCGTTTTTTAAAAAGATTTAATATTGATGATTTTTATATAGATTCTTTAGTTGATAGTATTAATAATTTTTGGAATAAAAATGGTAAGCCAGAAAAATTAATTGTTAGTTTTCATGGAATACCTTTTAGTTCCATAGAGCTTGGAGATCCTTACTATCAAGACTGTTTAGAAACATATTTAAAGTTAAAGAAAACTTTGAATATTGATGAAGGTCAAATAGAGATGGCTTTCCAGAGCCGTTTTGGTTATTTAAGATGGCTTAGTCCTTATACCTCAGATAGATTACATAGCTTAGCTAAAGAAGGATTTCTAAGGGTTGATGTTATATGTCCAGGTTTTATTGTTGATTGTTTAGAAACTCTTGAGGAGGTTGATTATGATTATCGACGATTATTTATAGATTCTGGCGGCAAAGAATTTAATATGATTCCTTCTCTAAATGATAATCCATTTTGGATAAACAAATTATCAGATATGATAAAGTTAAGTTTGCAGAATTGGTAA